ATAAACGAAGACGACTAGTACAGGAGCAACGAGAATGAAGAGATATATGCTGAAAAAGAATTTCAAGGGTTTTAAGAAAGGAACACAATTTTATATGATTGTTGAGTCCGAATTCATCGGTGTCAAAGAGTATGTGCTGCGAACAAAGGACTTGTCGACCAGGATAGCCATCAGCGAGAGCGAGCTGCGCGGGAATTTTATTCTATTGAATTAGGGGAGAACGGGCATGTACTTGTTTTTATCCATCCTACTGAGCATGGTTCTTGGCTATTTTTTATTCGTCATGGGACCGATTATTGGCGGGATTGTTGCATTTGGAGTGATTGCAGGCAGTTTATTCCGGGGGATTTATTTGCTGAATGATATTCGTAAAAGGCTGGCGGTCCATTCGCCTGAGTCGAAGGCAGTTCAAGAGCAGGTGGTTAAAGTCGTTCCAGAGCATTTGAAAAGTCCGGGTGCGTATAAAAAGTATCTGGAAGGCAAAGAGAGGGAATTATAGTGCCATTCTCTGCAATAGTCGTTTTTGCGATTGTCTGGGGAGGCTTGATGGTCTATTTCCTGACTCCTTTTAACGGTAAAATGGAAAGCAGCGCAGATGCTCCGTTTTTCGAAGCATTGAAGGTGAGTTTCAAGAGGTTGATTTTTCACAAAAAAGCTATTCTTGCCTTCTTCTTGTTGATGTTTACTTTATTAGTGATTTGGTCATATTTTATATCAGCTGAAGAGTATGACCTGCTCCACGGCATGAATAGGGATTCAGGAGATCCTGTCTTATATATGAGCGGTGTGGTCTTGTATGTTGCATTTTTGTATCTCTTTTTAGCCGTAAGGTGGGCTATGAAATCTTCGAAGTGATTGGAGAGAGTGGTTGTGAAGGAAACGATTTTACAGTCCCTGGCAAAAATAGAGGAAGATTTCGATGTGAAAATCCTATATGCAGTCGAATCCGGAAGCAGAGCCTGGGGGTTTCCGTCGAAGGACAGCGATTATGATGTCCGGTTCATCTATGTACATAAAAAAGAAGATTATCTGAGTATCGACCAGATGGGAATCGGCAAAAAAAGAGATGTGATCGATTTGCCGATTAATGATTTGCTTGATATAACCGGCTGGGAATTGACCAAGGCTTTAAAGTTATTCAGAAAATCGAATCCGCCGCTGATGGAATGGCTGAGTTCTGGAATCGTATATTATCAGGCTTTCTCTACCATTGATAAGATGAAGGAGCTCAGCAAACTTGTTTTCGCTCCAAACTCCTGTCTGCATCATTATTTGAATATGGCGAGTAATAATTTCAAGAAGTGCTTGCCGGAAGGACCAGTCAAGATAAAAAACTATATCAATGTGCTAAGACCGGTCCTGGCTGCCCAATGGATCGAGAAATACAATGAGGTTCCGCCGCTAGAATTTCCGAGGTTATTGGAGGACCTGCTGCCGGAAGGTGAATTGAAGGACGCAATTCATACCTTATTAAAACGGAAAATCAGCGGGGATGAACTGGACTACGGACTGAAGATTGACGTTATCAACCATTTCCTGAACGGGGAAATCGAGCGCCTGAAAGAATATACCACAACGCTGAATGTGGAGTTGACGGATTTTACACCGCAGCTTGACCAGCTGTTCAGGAGCACGTTAGAGGAAGTTTGGCATGAGAGAATATGACAAGGGGGAACATCAATATGGCAAAGGAAAATAAAGAGCTGACAAGGGAACAGCAGCAAGAACTACTGGGAACTTTGATAGCCCGTTTTGAGAAAAATATGAGCAGACATGAAGGACTTGATTGGGCTGACGTGG
This portion of the Mesobacillus sp. S13 genome encodes:
- a CDS encoding nucleotidyltransferase domain-containing protein — its product is MKETILQSLAKIEEDFDVKILYAVESGSRAWGFPSKDSDYDVRFIYVHKKEDYLSIDQMGIGKKRDVIDLPINDLLDITGWELTKALKLFRKSNPPLMEWLSSGIVYYQAFSTIDKMKELSKLVFAPNSCLHHYLNMASNNFKKCLPEGPVKIKNYINVLRPVLAAQWIEKYNEVPPLEFPRLLEDLLPEGELKDAIHTLLKRKISGDELDYGLKIDVINHFLNGEIERLKEYTTTLNVELTDFTPQLDQLFRSTLEEVWHERI